One Lutzomyia longipalpis isolate SR_M1_2022 chromosome 4, ASM2433408v1 DNA segment encodes these proteins:
- the LOC129795244 gene encoding luciferin 4-monooxygenase-like yields the protein MAKINFGIVYGSTETGALAAYMYNPKGKICVGNLLPGIEGIVIDEEGRRLGSGEIGELCFTAPYRFSEYLKNPEATRAYTTSDGFMRTGDLGFYDEDGLLYVNGRCKDVMKYILAHVSGSEIERVVKTHPAVSEVVAVGIPDEKYSHLPAVLIILKEGSVVTTEDISDLVAEKLPDSHKLRGGVYFVDKIPLTSTGKVKRFEAEKYAERMFRRLNIVD from the exons atggcaaaaattaattttggaatTGTATACGGAAGTACAGAGACAGGGGCCTTAGCTGCCTACATGTATAacccaaaaggaaaaatttgtgTAGGGAATTTATTACCAGGAATTGAAGGAATTGTAATTGATGAAGAAGGACGACGACTTGGATCAGGCGAGATTGGAGAACTTTGTTTTACAGCACCTTATCGGTTCTCT gAGTATCTAAAAAATCCTGAAGCAACAAGGGCTTACACAACCAGCGATGGATTTATGCGTACTGGAGATTTAGGATTCTATGATGAAGATGGTCTTCTCTACGTAAATGGACGATGTAAAGATGTTATGAAGTACATCTTGGCTCATGTATCAGGATCTGAAATTGAGAGGGTCGTCAAGACACATCCTGCCGTGTCTGAAGTAGTCGCAGTTGGAATTCCCGATGAGAAATATTCTCATCTTCCTGCAGTTTTAATTATCCTTAAAGAAGGATCAGTCGTTACAACTGAAGATATTTCAGATCTCGTTGCAGAGAAGCTTCCTGATTCCCATAAACTTCGTGGAGGAGTTTACTTTGTTGATAAAATACCTTTAACATCAACTGGGAAAGTAAAGAGATTTGAAGCTGAAAAATATGCTGAACGTATGTTTAGGCGTCTTAACATCGTggactaa
- the LOC129794926 gene encoding probable 4-coumarate--CoA ligase 1 → MSTTKYFSDEKIWRGPEKPAWLFNEKANLGRIFLSILNRDPHKVAQISDNNGIRMTNGEMVSYAEKIAGGLKQRGCKVGDVVGFVAANGHMLAPTLIACFLLEAPTNAMDVNQNEDEIYAIFKITEPKFIFCDAEKVNLVEKVTGRLRDCPTMIVLDGNNEKYISIVDLMLEGDDEKLKKNILLEACRPIQMDYNIICCSSGTTGPPKAVCISYQSLVEENWCQNAVTSSEDVLFSITPIFWTVGYVIFLRNIFYGLIRITTTQDFSPELFLHIITKYRVTQIIINPLLLSQVLESPNLTPVSFSSVKKNLLWWKHNNGAPA, encoded by the exons ATGTCTACAACTAAGTATTTTAGTGATGAGAAAATCTGGAGAGGTCCAGAGAAACCTGCGTGGCTGTTTAATGAAAAGGCCAATCTTGGAAGGATCTTTCTGAGTATCCTTAATCGTGATCCACATAAAGTGGCTCAAATCAGTGATAACAACGGAATTCGGATGACAAACGGCGAGATGGTGTCGTAtgctgagaaaattgcaggAGGATTGAAGCAAAGAGGATGCAAAGTAGGAGATGTTGTTGGTTTTGTGGCAGCAAATGGACATATGTTGGCTCCTACATTAATCGCCTGCTTTCTCCTCGAAGCTCCAACAAATGCAATGGATGTGAACCAAAATGAAG ATGAAATCTAcgcaattttcaaaatcacagaacccaaatttattttttgtgacgCCGAAAAAGTCAATCTCGTGGAGAAAGTTACTGGAAGGTTGCGGGATTGTCCAACAATGATAGTTCTTGAtggaaataatgaaaaatacataagCATTGTTGATCTAATGCTAGAAGGTGATGACGAGAAGTTAAAAAA gaatattttattagagGCTTGTCGTCCAATACAAATGGACTACAACATAATTTGCTGCTCTTCTGGAACAACAGGACCACCAAAGGCCGTCTGTATATCTTACCAATCACTAGTTGAAGAAAACTGGTGCCAGAATGCCGTCACGTCGTCAGAGGACGTCCTTTTCAGCATCACCCCTATATTTTG GACCGTAGGCTACGTTATCTttcttagaaatattttctatggACTTATACGCATAACTACGACTCAGGACTTCAGTCCAGAACTCTTTCTTCATATCATTACCAAATACAGAGTGACCCAGATAATTATTAATCCACTGTTGCTTAGTCAAGTCCTTGAGTCTCCAAACCTCACTCCtgtaagtttttcttctgtgaaaaaaaatcttttgtggtGGAAACATAATAACGGAGCACCTGCTTGA
- the LOC129794902 gene encoding probable 4-coumarate--CoA ligase 3, whose product MSTTKYFSEEKIWRGPEKPAWLFNEKANLGRILLSILNRDPHKVAQISDNNGIRMTNGEMVSYAEKIAGGLKQRGCKVGDVVGFVAANGHMLAPTLIACFLLEALTNVMDLTKDEDEIYAIFRITEPKFIFCDAEKVNLVEKVAGRMQNSPTIIVFGRNTVENYISIEDLMQEGDDEGLRRNILLEACRPIKMDYNIICCSSGTTGPQKAVCISYQSRLTEYCHQNVVSSPTDSIFSFSPMSWTIGYIVFFRSIFHGLTRIITTEEFSPELFLRIICKYKVTNITINPILLQFIFESPKFTTSSFSSLKEIWCGGFLVTEHLIEKLKSFLSQINFVIGYGSTETGAITAYKYDPKGKINVGNLLPGIEGIVINEEGQRLGPDEIGQVCFRIPFPMEYLKNQEATAKFIDSNGFAHTGDLGFFDKDGFLSITGRCKDVIKYFLFHVSGSEIERVVKTHPSVSHVVAVGIPDQKYSHLPAVLVVLKNGSSVTAEEISDLVAEKLPDSHKLRGGVYFVDKIPLTSTGKVKKFEAEKYAENIFRLHKIVD is encoded by the exons ATGTCCACAACCAAGTAttttagtgaagaaaaaatctggAGAGGTCCAGAAAAGCCTGCATGGCTGTTCAATGAGAAGGCCAATCTAGGAAGGATCCTTCTGAGTATCCTTAATCGTGATCCACATAAAGTGGCTCAAATCAGTGATAACAACGGAATTCGAATGACAAACGGCGAGATGGTGTCGTATGCTGAGAAAATTGCTGGAGGATTGAAGCAAAGAGGATGCAAAGTAGGAGACGTTGTTGGTTTTGTGGCAGCAAATGGACATATGTTGGCTCCTACATTGATCGCTTGTTTTCTCCTTGAAGCTCTAACGAATGTAATGGATTTGACTAAGGACGAAG ATGAAATCTACGCCATCTTCAGAATTACAGaaccaaaatttattttctgtgacGCTGAAAAAGTCAATCTTGTGGAGAAAGTTGCTGGAAGGATGCAGAATTCTCCTACAATAATTGTTTTTGGTAGAAATACAGTTGAGAACTACATCAGTATTGAAGATCTAATGCAGGAAGGTGATGATGAGGGGTTAAGAAG gaatattttattggagGCCTGTCGTCCAATTAAAATGGACTACAACATAATTTGCTGCTCTTCTGGAACAACAGGTCCTCAGAAGGCCGTCTGCATTTCTTACCAGTCACGACTTACAGAATACTGCCATCAGAATGTTGTCTCATCACCAACAGATTCCATATTCAGCTTTAGTCCTATGTCTTG gACAATAGGCTATATTGTCTTTTTTAGAAGTATCTTCCATGGACTAACACGTATAATTACAACTGAGGAATTTAGTCCAGAACTCTTCCTTCGCATTATTTGCAAATACAAAGTAACAAACATAACAATCAACCCAATTTTACTGCAGTTTATTTTTGAATCTCCCAAATTTACAACCTCAagtttttcttcactgaagGAAATCTGGTGTGGTGGATTTTTAGTAACAGAACATCTAATTGAGAAGCTCAAGTCCTTCTTgtcgcaaattaattttgtaattggATATGGAAGTACAGAAACAGGAGCAATAACAGCCTACAAGTATGacccaaaaggaaaaattaatgttgGAAACTTATTACCTGGAATTGAAGGAATTGTTATTAATGAAGAAGGACAGAGATTGGGGCCTGATGAAATAGGACAAGTTTGCTTCAGAATTCCTTTTCCAATg gaatatttgaaaaatcaagAGGCAACTGCCAAATTCATCGATTCAAATGGATTTGCTCATACAGGAGATTTAGGATTCTTCGATAAAGATGGTTTCCTCTCCATAACAGGACGATGTAAAGACGTCATCAAGTACTTCTTATTTCATGTATCAGGATCTGAAATTGAGAGGGTCGTCAAGACTCATCCTAGTGTGTCTCATGTAGTTGCTGTTGGGATACCTGATCAAAAATATTCCCATCTTCCTGCTGTTTTAGTTGTCCTAAAAAACGGATCATCTGTTACAGCCGAAGAGATATCAGATCTCGTTGCGGAGAAGCTTCCAGATTCGCATAAACTTCGCGGAGGAGTTTACTTTGTTGATAAAATACCTTTAACATCAACGGGGAAAGTAAAGAAATTTGAAGCTGAGAAATAtgctgaaaatatatttaggcTTCATAAGATAGTGGATTAA